The Serratia rhizosphaerae genome has a segment encoding these proteins:
- a CDS encoding MFS transporter gives MQSRHDEYHKLTRGERIGYGLGDFAQNLVFGTIGGFLALHMLTVNAISTAAAGFIFLFVRIINVFWDPMVGTFVDKRSSMAGKYRPWLLRAGIPLVILSALLFAPIPEVSGSVPFAFVVYLALDLLYSVVNIPYGSLNASLTRDPGSIDKLTSTRMMLANSANLLVYTLFPMFVQMAAPKDRSIKDTGFFGLELELGNYTDPSASYAWFGVYSVYMIVGAVALFLCYKLTKERVVATAEQSANVKATDLFLELKNNRPLVILGIFFMLAFTFMFFMNTVNGFFNQFVVGHSEWMGAVGLVASIPGILFPVFWPRLKKVFGKKGFFHLFLGMFIVGEFLTYIWSLDGMHDALWLAYIATFIKQWGLTSATGFMWALVPEVIAYGELKSGKRNAAIINAIMGLFFKIGFTLGGAVPLWLLAAYGFNETGAQQDANAIAGINMTAIWIPIALAFVSMIIIQLYPISDKNITDINRRLDEIRI, from the coding sequence ATGCAAAGTCGGCACGATGAGTACCATAAACTAACGCGTGGAGAACGCATTGGTTATGGACTGGGTGACTTTGCCCAAAACCTTGTTTTTGGGACAATAGGCGGTTTTCTTGCTCTTCACATGTTGACGGTAAATGCAATCAGCACTGCAGCAGCAGGGTTTATATTTCTTTTTGTCAGGATTATTAATGTATTTTGGGATCCCATGGTGGGGACGTTTGTTGATAAAAGGAGTTCAATGGCCGGGAAATATCGACCTTGGCTTTTAAGGGCAGGTATTCCACTCGTTATTCTCTCCGCTTTGCTTTTTGCGCCTATTCCCGAAGTGAGTGGTTCCGTTCCTTTTGCCTTTGTCGTCTACCTTGCACTGGATCTGCTTTATTCGGTTGTTAATATCCCTTATGGCTCTCTTAATGCCTCACTAACAAGGGATCCAGGCTCTATTGATAAACTGACCAGTACGCGAATGATGCTGGCCAACAGCGCCAATCTTCTTGTCTATACCTTATTTCCAATGTTTGTACAAATGGCCGCTCCCAAAGATCGCAGCATCAAGGATACCGGATTTTTCGGACTTGAGCTTGAGCTGGGGAACTATACCGATCCATCAGCCAGCTACGCGTGGTTTGGCGTTTACTCCGTTTATATGATTGTCGGGGCGGTGGCGCTTTTTCTCTGTTATAAATTAACCAAAGAACGTGTGGTCGCTACAGCGGAACAGTCTGCCAATGTAAAAGCGACAGATTTATTCCTTGAACTCAAAAATAATCGGCCGCTTGTCATTCTTGGCATTTTCTTCATGTTGGCTTTTACATTTATGTTTTTCATGAACACGGTTAATGGTTTTTTCAATCAGTTTGTTGTCGGCCATTCAGAATGGATGGGGGCCGTTGGCCTCGTAGCCTCGATTCCGGGTATTTTATTCCCGGTTTTTTGGCCGAGACTAAAGAAAGTATTTGGCAAAAAAGGGTTCTTCCATCTTTTTCTCGGCATGTTTATTGTCGGTGAGTTTTTGACATACATCTGGTCACTCGATGGTATGCACGATGCGCTCTGGCTTGCTTATATCGCTACATTTATTAAACAGTGGGGTTTAACGTCAGCTACCGGTTTCATGTGGGCGCTTGTCCCTGAGGTTATCGCTTATGGTGAATTGAAATCAGGTAAGCGAAATGCCGCAATTATTAATGCCATTATGGGGCTGTTTTTCAAGATTGGTTTTACTCTCGGCGGCGCCGTTCCGCTTTGGCTGCTGGCCGCTTATGGTTTTAACGAAACAGGCGCGCAACAGGATGCCAATGCGATCGCCGGAATAAATATGACCGCGATTTGGATCCCCATCGCGTTAGCCTTTGTGTCGATGATTATCATTCAGCTATATCCCATCTCAGATAAAAACATCACGGATATCAACCGTCGGCTTGATGAAATACGGATATAG